From Salvelinus namaycush isolate Seneca chromosome 2, SaNama_1.0, whole genome shotgun sequence, one genomic window encodes:
- the LOC120062549 gene encoding uncharacterized protein LOC120062549 isoform X2 gives MQYLGGKLSSAQVHVSGWVGSVRRSLQGALNLVWGDEEEVVVVKEEEEEKEEEDEGEGGGGGRRFDRAVSPLRSFASRSRQSLRLFSVRSRQRMTLRRRAADTSAEQLKCCVGAGEGHDTEALIGGEPDKQYGGCDTRLSEDDSLQTTVEQVSPVTPDEPNSTSPLEETEEPLAFPDISPPLLDTSAQRARAKLRKSRRTRPPRAVHQNSTTATLEENRVHDWRFCDSSDKVDSLTRGDCESDEEQPRGREVCSPPSQPQRIPLFSGMDPSALKAQLKKRTGGGVKGADTDSQTDSLAPSPSHLSRSPGCSSFLPGASQMLPPVGNKDGGGKMSEQQGAPEQLAAGKSQGGAGATYKVVVFEFENFCGKKMELSAECKNVIEKGCEKVGSIIVESGPWVAFERQAFGGEQFVLEKGEYPRWSTWTNSQTNNYLLSLRPLKVDSADHKLHLFENPGLAGRKMEIVDDDVPSLWVHGFQDRVASIKATNGAWVGYMFPGYRGRQYIFEHGDYKHWNDWGASTPQIQSVRRVRDMQWHKRGCFIAPTPTPAPNPTPPAPAPPTAAGTS, from the exons ATGCAGTACCTGGGTGGTAAACTGTCCTCCGCCCAGGTCCATGTCTCTGGCTGGGTGGGCAGCGTGCGTCGTTCCCTACAGGGGGCACTGAACTTAGTCtggggagatgaggaggaggtggtggtggtaaaagaagaagaggaggagaaggaagaggaggatgagggagaagGTGGGGGAGGGGGCAGGAGGTTCGACAGGGCTGTGTCCCCTCTGCGTAGCTTTGCCTCCCGGAGCCGGCAATCCCTGAGGTTGTTCTCTGTCCGAAGTCGCCAGCGGATGACGCTGCGTAGACGGGCAGCAGACACCAGCGCT GAGCAGTTGAAGTGCTGTGTGGGGGCGGGAGAGGgacatgacacagaggctctGATTGGTGGAGAGCCAGACAAGCAGTATGGGGGATGTGACACTAGACTGTCTGAGGATGACAG TCTGCAGACGACAGTGGAACAGGTCTCCCCTGTCACACCAGATGAGCCTAACAGTACATCTCCACTAGAAGAAACAGAGGAGCCATTAGCCTTTCCTGAT ATTTCTCCTCCTCTATTGGACACCAGTGCTCAGCGTGCAAGGGCAAAGCTGAGGAAGAGTCGGAGGACCCGCCCCCCTCGAGCTGTCCATCAGAACTCTACCACAGCAACGCTTGAGGAAAACCGCGTCCACGACTGGAGGTTCTGTGACTCCTCAG ATAAGGTGGACTCTCTAACAAGGGGAGATTGTGAGTCTGATGAGGAGCAGCCCCGAGGGAGGGAGGTATGTTCACCACCTTCCCAGCCCCAGAGAATACCCCTCTTTTCTGGAATGGACCCGTCCGCCCTCAAG GCCCAGTTAAAGAAGCGAACAGGGGGAGGAGTTAAAGGAGCAgatacagacagtcagacagacagtcttgctccgtccccctctcatctctcccgcTCTCCCGGATGTTCCTCCTTCCTACCCGGGGCATCACAGATGCTACCCCCTGTAGGGAACAAAGATGGAGG AGGGAAAATGTCGGAGCAGCAGGGTGCACCGGAGCAGCTAGCAGCTGGAAAGAGCCAAGGAGGGGCAGGAGCCACCTACAAG GTGGTGGTGTTTGAGTTTGAGAACTTCTGTGGGAAGAAAATGGAGCTGTCTGCAGAGTGTAAGAATGTGATCGAAAAGGGATGTGAGAAGGTGGGATCTATCATCGTGGAATCAGGACC CTGGGTGGCATTTGAGCGCCAGGCATTTGGCGGGGAGCAGTTTGTGCTGGAGAAGGGCGAGTATCCTCGTTGGAGCACCTGGACCAACAGCCAGACTAATAACTACCTGCTGTCCCTCAGGCCACTCAAAGTG GACAGTGCGGATCACAAACTCCACCTGTTCGAGAACCCAGGCTTAGCCGGGAGGAAGATGGAGATTGTGGATGACGACGTCCCCAGCCTGTGGGTCCATGGCTTTCAGGACCGCGTGGCCAGCATCAAGGCTACGAATGGAGC GTGGGTGGGCTACATGTTCCCAGGCTACAGGGGCCGCCAGTACATCTTTGAGCATGGAGACTACAAGCACTGGAATGACTGGGGAGCATCGACACCTCAGATCCAGTCTGTCCGACGCGTTCGTGACATGCAGTGGCACAAGAGAGGCTGCTTCATTGCCCCCACCCCCACTCCCGCCCCCAACCCCACACCCCCAGCACCTGCCCCCCCTACCGCCGCTGGCACCAGCTGA
- the LOC120062549 gene encoding uncharacterized protein LOC120062549 isoform X3 — translation MCLSYLRLLWEQLKCCVGAGEGHDTEALIGGEPDKQYGGCDTRLSEDDSLQTTVEQVSPVTPDEPNSTSPLEETEEPLAFPDISPPLLDTSAQRARAKLRKSRRTRPPRAVHQNSTTATLEENRVHDWRFCDSSDKVDSLTRGDCESDEEQPRGREVCSPPSQPQRIPLFSGMDPSALKAQLKKRTGGGVKGADTDSQTDSLAPSPSHLSRSPGCSSFLPGASQMLPPVGNKDGGGKMSEQQGAPEQLAAGKSQGGAGATYKVVVFEFENFCGKKMELSAECKNVIEKGCEKVGSIIVESGPWVAFERQAFGGEQFVLEKGEYPRWSTWTNSQTNNYLLSLRPLKVDSADHKLHLFENPGLAGRKMEIVDDDVPSLWVHGFQDRVASIKATNGAWVGYMFPGYRGRQYIFEHGDYKHWNDWGASTPQIQSVRRVRDMQWHKRGCFIAPTPTPAPNPTPPAPAPPTAAGTS, via the exons GAGCAGTTGAAGTGCTGTGTGGGGGCGGGAGAGGgacatgacacagaggctctGATTGGTGGAGAGCCAGACAAGCAGTATGGGGGATGTGACACTAGACTGTCTGAGGATGACAG TCTGCAGACGACAGTGGAACAGGTCTCCCCTGTCACACCAGATGAGCCTAACAGTACATCTCCACTAGAAGAAACAGAGGAGCCATTAGCCTTTCCTGAT ATTTCTCCTCCTCTATTGGACACCAGTGCTCAGCGTGCAAGGGCAAAGCTGAGGAAGAGTCGGAGGACCCGCCCCCCTCGAGCTGTCCATCAGAACTCTACCACAGCAACGCTTGAGGAAAACCGCGTCCACGACTGGAGGTTCTGTGACTCCTCAG ATAAGGTGGACTCTCTAACAAGGGGAGATTGTGAGTCTGATGAGGAGCAGCCCCGAGGGAGGGAGGTATGTTCACCACCTTCCCAGCCCCAGAGAATACCCCTCTTTTCTGGAATGGACCCGTCCGCCCTCAAG GCCCAGTTAAAGAAGCGAACAGGGGGAGGAGTTAAAGGAGCAgatacagacagtcagacagacagtcttgctccgtccccctctcatctctcccgcTCTCCCGGATGTTCCTCCTTCCTACCCGGGGCATCACAGATGCTACCCCCTGTAGGGAACAAAGATGGAGG AGGGAAAATGTCGGAGCAGCAGGGTGCACCGGAGCAGCTAGCAGCTGGAAAGAGCCAAGGAGGGGCAGGAGCCACCTACAAG GTGGTGGTGTTTGAGTTTGAGAACTTCTGTGGGAAGAAAATGGAGCTGTCTGCAGAGTGTAAGAATGTGATCGAAAAGGGATGTGAGAAGGTGGGATCTATCATCGTGGAATCAGGACC CTGGGTGGCATTTGAGCGCCAGGCATTTGGCGGGGAGCAGTTTGTGCTGGAGAAGGGCGAGTATCCTCGTTGGAGCACCTGGACCAACAGCCAGACTAATAACTACCTGCTGTCCCTCAGGCCACTCAAAGTG GACAGTGCGGATCACAAACTCCACCTGTTCGAGAACCCAGGCTTAGCCGGGAGGAAGATGGAGATTGTGGATGACGACGTCCCCAGCCTGTGGGTCCATGGCTTTCAGGACCGCGTGGCCAGCATCAAGGCTACGAATGGAGC GTGGGTGGGCTACATGTTCCCAGGCTACAGGGGCCGCCAGTACATCTTTGAGCATGGAGACTACAAGCACTGGAATGACTGGGGAGCATCGACACCTCAGATCCAGTCTGTCCGACGCGTTCGTGACATGCAGTGGCACAAGAGAGGCTGCTTCATTGCCCCCACCCCCACTCCCGCCCCCAACCCCACACCCCCAGCACCTGCCCCCCCTACCGCCGCTGGCACCAGCTGA
- the LOC120062549 gene encoding beta-crystallin B3-like isoform X4: MSEQQGAPEQLAAGKSQGGAGATYKVVVFEFENFCGKKMELSAECKNVIEKGCEKVGSIIVESGPWVAFERQAFGGEQFVLEKGEYPRWSTWTNSQTNNYLLSLRPLKVDSADHKLHLFENPGLAGRKMEIVDDDVPSLWVHGFQDRVASIKATNGAWVGYMFPGYRGRQYIFEHGDYKHWNDWGASTPQIQSVRRVRDMQWHKRGCFIAPTPTPAPNPTPPAPAPPTAAGTS; the protein is encoded by the exons ATGTCGGAGCAGCAGGGTGCACCGGAGCAGCTAGCAGCTGGAAAGAGCCAAGGAGGGGCAGGAGCCACCTACAAG GTGGTGGTGTTTGAGTTTGAGAACTTCTGTGGGAAGAAAATGGAGCTGTCTGCAGAGTGTAAGAATGTGATCGAAAAGGGATGTGAGAAGGTGGGATCTATCATCGTGGAATCAGGACC CTGGGTGGCATTTGAGCGCCAGGCATTTGGCGGGGAGCAGTTTGTGCTGGAGAAGGGCGAGTATCCTCGTTGGAGCACCTGGACCAACAGCCAGACTAATAACTACCTGCTGTCCCTCAGGCCACTCAAAGTG GACAGTGCGGATCACAAACTCCACCTGTTCGAGAACCCAGGCTTAGCCGGGAGGAAGATGGAGATTGTGGATGACGACGTCCCCAGCCTGTGGGTCCATGGCTTTCAGGACCGCGTGGCCAGCATCAAGGCTACGAATGGAGC GTGGGTGGGCTACATGTTCCCAGGCTACAGGGGCCGCCAGTACATCTTTGAGCATGGAGACTACAAGCACTGGAATGACTGGGGAGCATCGACACCTCAGATCCAGTCTGTCCGACGCGTTCGTGACATGCAGTGGCACAAGAGAGGCTGCTTCATTGCCCCCACCCCCACTCCCGCCCCCAACCCCACACCCCCAGCACCTGCCCCCCCTACCGCCGCTGGCACCAGCTGA